In Dysidea avara chromosome 6, odDysAvar1.4, whole genome shotgun sequence, the genomic stretch TTGACAGGATCTGCATGTTGTGCAAGCCTATTGCAGTGGAATGTCAAGGTATTAAATGCAACACTGGTAAATCTCAGAGCTTTCCCCcagtaaattaaaaaaaaaacaacagtcaACTTCGCTACCAACACCACGGTCAATTTTCGGTATGTGCATTCTTTTTACCACGTGAAAAGGATGTTGAGAAAAGTAGAGCActctacagtggaacccctctaaggcggacaccattggggaaatgaaattatgtcctttatatggaggtgtccttatttaaggggttttctaaaattttaaaataaccAGTTTTAGTTTTAATGCATGAGAATAGACTAAGTGGTATAGCAAGATGGGTTATAACCATGTGAACCAGATATGATCAGTTTAATAacaacagaagtgatgttattgaCCATGGGTTACCTATGGTGTGTGGCACTATCCAGACGATTAGGCACCACAAAGACTTGTCTGGATTACTTGATTAGCTACACCTGTATCAGTATGGTTGGCTACAcagattatgtagtttatcctgtagtgcagtttattCATAAAGTGCACCAGCTACTATTTTcagaagacctgggtaagaacATTAACAGCAGTAGTTGTATACACTttcatatggcttctcataacttCAGTGCCTTTGTAGAATAAGGAATACAGAGACGGTGCTTTCTGCATTAAATGGTATAGTTTGGTTGATTGTTGTAAGTGGCAATGAACCTTTGTTACTTGAGTCCGCAATTAGCgaggtgttgtactgtagtgctTGCCATGTTTGGGAATTGTGCAGTGTCCGGTTTACGGAATAGAGAGGTGTCCGCTATTGAGGAGGCATTAATACACACAGGTAATGGAAGTTGTATTCGGGACTTTATTAATTGTCCGTTATAAAGAGGCTGTCTGCCATTCAGGGATGTCTGTTAAGAGGGATTCCATTGTACTACTCTTCAGAATTTTTTTTAGCAATGAAAGAATCACAGCAAAAGCCTTGATATTAttggagttcaaaaatcttttaGTGTCAGTTCTCTTCTTTACCCTGGTACCTGTAAGACTGACCCAGCAATGTGTTTGCCTATTATGGCAAATATCTCTGTTCATAAATTACAACCATTTTATTAAGTGCCTGCAGTTTATTTTTCTGTACAAATCACTTCCTTTGGCTATGTAGAAAGAAATGTAATaaaacagaatttttttaaaaatgcacGAAAATTGAAATTCTTGCGCATCTCACCCTTTTGCTGTGCTATGAAGTGCATGCATCAAAATGGTTACTATAGTTTGTATTGTGCTTACAATGATGAATTGTTTCCTAAACAGTTATGTACCCACTGGAAGTGCTGTAATGATCAGTGGTCTAATTGCTTGCTGAGATGTGGGTACTTGAAATTTAGTACTACATGAATGATACTTTGCAAATCATTACAGTATATCAAGAATTTCTGTCTGTATAAACTCATCAGTAATTAGTAACTTAATTTTTGCAGGCAATAGTGTATTTACATTGTATACAATTTCACTGATCTAGGACTTGGAGGTTCTGGGAGAAGGCTCACCAACAGGCAATGTTTCATCTGGAGATGAACAGGACTGGGAAGGTGAAATTGAACATCTCTTGACACTGGAAGAGGACTCAACACCAAACCAGTGATCCAAATGTTTTCATGCATATACCATGTACATGTAAAATTGCAACATATTAAATTCAACTACAGTAAATTATACAAATTGAAGATTATTACTTGGTTGTTGGGGTAGTATATCTATTGGGCTTAGATACCGTATAGCGAACTACATCATCTGTAATACTTAGTTCTCTATTAATAGAGTCAACCTTCTGAGGTGGCAATTCCATATCTAAACAAAAGTAGTTGCCAGTATTGACGTATTCACGGTCCGGTGCTCTCATTTTATACGGTAGTGATCGGCAGCCAAGGTTGTCGATGCTGCGTAGGATGGCGCCGTTGTCCATCAGCATGGTACATACTCCTCGTAGCGCCTTACGTAGACCTTCCTATGAAAAGAATACTCAAGTATATTACTAATGAAAATAAAATAAGTCGCTCACTCTAGCTAATGGCTTGAATATCATCAACATTTCGTATCTGGTCATTTTTACTCGTGCGCGTTAGATGAAACGTAAGGATGCGCTTCATATAGAAATAGCGCGGTCTTCGCGTCCAGCCGGATCACGACGCGCGCAAACCAGTGCGGCTCTGGAGTCTACTACTGTACTGGTGTCTATGGTGTACGCGAGTGTATGAGCATGCGAGACTATGGAAACTAATAGAAAGCAACGCAGAGAGCCTTTCAGCAACCTTTTAATTCTTCCTACTGAGCTAATAGTCATTTTTGACTAACATTCGTGACAAAGTATTAAAGACTCAGGTATGTTTCAAGAAAATTGCGAAATGCTTGCGAAATCCCGTCATTATGGAGGGAATTTTTCTGGCCACATTTTGATAACCGCGAGAAGAATTGTGTGAAGAACTTGTTGAAGTCTTGTGGCCAGTTCATTAAACGACTGTCTTTTCGGGATCACGTGATGCATTCCAAGTTGACAGTCATGTTAAAATTATGTAGTAACGTGGTGGAACTTAGTTTACCAACAATTGAGTTGAACCCTGACCAATTGAAAATAGCTATACAACATGGAGAAGTTACAGAGTCTGCAAATTCCATGGACAAGTGAAATTCACCCGCTACTTATGATTTGCAGTAGACTAAAAGAACTCATAATAACAGATTTAGGTGATACTGACACAATGTTGACTGAATGGGCAAAGAAAGGATTTATACCACAGACATTGAGCATTACTATAGGTGATTATTTTCCGTCACCTGACTTAGTTCAATTTTGGTCACAATTAAATCGTAGTTCACCTACTGACTACACTAGTTACTTTAAAGTATATCATCATTATAAGCATCCTATAGATCTTTTAATAACACCAATTTGGCAGTTGCAGTTTGGTCAAACGTGTACTCTACCACTTGTACAAGCCAGCAAATATGGATTGTTAGGATTAGAAGTAGATGTTTTATTGTTGTCTAATCGTATTTATGGTAATAAGGAGCTACATAAAGCAGTGGTGGCCATGACTGAAGGGCTTTATGGTGTTATTCCAAACAATCTTTTTACCAATGATATTAAAAGTCTTTCCTTCCTAGTGCTTCAAGTTGCCAATTACACTCTGGACACCTAGAGCAATTGGCCATGGCTTGTCCTTAGAGAGTAATGTTAGTTGTTTAAAGAGCTTACAGGGTTTGCGTATGATTGCTGCTTGTTGTCAGAATCTACAAGGGCTAAATCTATTGTGTATTTCAGTTGAACACATGGAGAGCCATATTCAGTTATGGGAAATCTTGGTTGAAATGAACTTGAGATACCTAGGTATTGATTTGTGTGCTCTGTTGCCTTATGAAGTGGATGAGCAAGTCAAGGAAAAAATTGTCAGCTTGTATCAGAAATGTTCAACATTGAAAGCAGTAGAGGCATGGGGATTGTGACCAATGTGGACACATTTGCTATTTTGGAGATTGCTCGCTGTTACCTAACTTTACATCACTCATCCACTTATTTGTTGATTCTTATGATCATCCCACTGCTATAAAAAACATTGTCAGTTGTAAAGCTCTCAAGTATTTTTTGAATACAAATAGCCGATTTGATTTCTCAGGCTTATTAGTAGTAAATTACAACTTGGAGCAGTTTTCCATTCAGCGCAGTAGTGTGGATATTCCTGCTACTTTTATGCAGTCTATATCAGCTCCTGGTGGGCTGGTACAGGTAGTTCTGGACCGAGTTAGATCAGTTACTGGTGAtggtgtgactgctctaatagggaATTCTCCAAATCTTATGACGTACCATGTTTCTGCAGACTACATCTATGCCTACCCGGGTGTTCTTTTAAAGCTAAAAATATTCAACACAACACTAAAGAAGAAATTTTCTAATAGAAAGTTATTTTCTAGTGGTAGTTACCATTTGGACACATCAGAATGTTATCTGACTGTTTGTGACACAGAACTCAGTTCAATATGGTATGAGTGCTCGGATATTAAATTCTTGTAAAATGAGTTGATGCAAACGTGTCATTCTGTTTTCTGTCAGATGTGTATATGACAATGGTGGCATATAAGTTGCACTTTCATCATTAATTACTTATACTTTGTATAATATATACACATTACTAtatgtattattgtatatacacaAGATGTACATAGTATAGTGCTTAGCTATATATTTATCGATAGttcatttatatacatgtacctgTCAATGCTTGTATTACTCTATAGTATCGGGTTTCTTTACTATGTTAGTAGATATGCATGTTGGAgttcatacagtatggtacttATGGTAAGTATAGATCGTGAATATTTCACCTTCGCATGAAAATAATATATCCACCATAAATCAGTCTcagtaccttggcagtattggttagatatagCCTAGCTAGCTCAAAAATATCCCCAAAATaattccaaaaagttgctatgatTTTCTTGTTGACTAATGCTGCGCCTTCAAGCTAGACCAATAAGAGAAAAGACCACAGGCTTCATTTTCACTGTTAGGCGGGTAATGTCACAGGTGGTTTTTGGCATGGATGCTGCAGTACATGCAATGGACTTtgcctttgtgtcccatttctttgtGCTCTGACAACAAGGTGCTGATTTGTAGTGGCTTCATGTTGCCTGTTGACACATAAGAAAACATCTGTAATTTTCACACTACAGCAGATTGATTGTAGCTATAGTTCCTGAAACACAGATGAAAATGAAAAGCGGATTTTTTTTCAATCAACCTGAGAGAAAGAGAAATTACATTTCAGCAAataagtgtcaacaacagacacatgtggtttggctacattacaagtttggaAAGGGTACTATACTTTTATGGTTTCCCTATAAGAAATGTATGGTGGAAACTTTGATTGACagtaaataaattattgtgtcaggcatttgaatgatttttagcgggtcaagcagtgctcTAATggcccaaatttcaagattatgtgtaattgtataaacatttttttgaggatccaactcaacataattatacataaataTATAATGTAGACCAGCTACATGTATTGTTCTCTGTGTGTAGGGATAGTCAACTGTGGGTTATCGTGCATATACAAATTAGTAACCAAAAAAACCAACAATTTTGACATGACAATAGTGAAATTGATAATGCTTGTTTTCAGATCCTTGCCACTTTGTTGAATGGGCAACAAGTCCCTGTGTGTCAACAAACTCCAGCTAGTTAAAAATTATGTACTGCAAGAGTAATGGCTATTATGCATTACCAACTGTAGGTTGGGGTCTCAATTCTGCTGAACTATGCTGGAAATGACCATAAGCGATTATAACTGTGTAGTTTTAAGACAATCTTAGCTAGTATGTGGTGTTTAGTTACAGTAAATGTTATGAGCTCACTGTTTGGCTCTAAAACAAATTACAGATTTAGTGAATCTTAAGGAAAGCTTAAAAATACACCTCACTTGATCATGATAGAAGGTTGACTCAGGCTGTTGGTCTCAACTACCATGGTTTCCCATAGAAATGTTTTATTCATACGGGGATAAATGCCCATGCGTCTAGCTATAGACAGCCCAGGTTAGTAGCTTTGTGTAtatgtagttacagtgtaattGGTATAAGCATGTTACACCTTAAAGATGTCCAGAATATTGTTACGTACCTGCTAGTAATTTAATAGGCATTCGAACTTCCCCCAATACATGTACATTCTGTTGGAGATTATTACCATGGTAGCTTTCCAAAAATTGTAGCACAACAAAGCTTTCAATTTTCCAGACCATTTTCTCTGAATGTGGATCAATTCTAGGACCCTTGTATTGGCTCTTTCCAATTCTGGAATGCTTTATAGTAAAAATTTAACTAATTTGTTTTTTACTCATTTGAAATGTTTAATTGTGCAACAAAATTTCAATCTTTTCAATAAACTATATTAATGCCACTTCACTTCTCGGCACTACTAAATCAAAAAACCCTAAAAATGCGAGTCTTACGCTTGTTCATTTTGTAGATCTCTATctccaatattaattttatttttacactTAGGTAATAGTTATTATAAAGGGTTAGAGTAGTCACACTATCTAGAAAAAAGATACTCAACATCTGTCAGTGGTCTGCACACCTGCAACTGTATGCAATTGGAAATCCCCTTTAAAATCTTGCTTAGCTATATCCCTGCCTTAAAGAGCAGAGCATGAATGTGATGTGGTCTACCAAGTAGTGACCATGCATGTATTACTAGTGAAGGAAGATATTAGTTCACCTTTTATAGTTACATGCACTCAGCAAAAAACATCAAAAACGTCTAAATCTTTCTACTTGTAAACCAGTGTCAGCTGGAATTGGATGTGTTTCTCAGTCTACACTGTTGTTTCACCTTGTGCCCAAATTCATGCAAGACAGCATATATGACAGCACTTTAAGTGACTGTATTCTGTCTTTTATAAACAGTCTGTGGAAGTTAGATACTCCTGCAACCACACATACATCAGTTGACTAAATTTTGATTACTGCAATAAACACCTTGCACCATATGCATACTTCTGCATCTATTTAACAGCGTAGTAGTAGTATAGAGTATGAATAAACAACAAAAGACACcctgtatgcatatacataaatatacaataTTAATTTCATAAACAATAAACTTGGATTCTTCGATTGCGATTGTCACTGACATAAATAATATTACCATCAGAGTTGATTGCAATGCCATGGTGATCAAAAAATTGACCATTTCCACAGCCCTTTGCACCAAATGAATGCAAGAAGTTTCTATCTTTGTCAAACACAACAACGCGGTAGTTTCCAGTATCAACAACAAGCATACACCCATTGTTGTCAGTGGTAATGCTACATGGATGGTTTAGCTGTCCATGATGACCTTGTGCACCAAATTTGTTAATGAAATCACCAGTCAGGGTAAAAGTGTACACACAGTTCTTACCATAGTCAACAACAAGTAAATGACTATTGCAATTCACCACAAGATCATAAGGGGTGTCAAGATGGTCTGATCCAAAATGGAGACAAAATTCCCCATTAGTACTAAAAACTGATATTCTGTTGTTATTGGCATCAGCAACATATACCCTGCCATTGTGTGTGGTGACACCTATGGGATTGCTTAACTCTCCATTGCCTTTACCCTTTTTGCCAAATGTTAGTAAATGATTCCCATCAATATCAAACTTCAGTATTCTATTCTTGGTGTAATCAGCCATATATAAGTTTTTGTCAGTGTCAAATGTGATTCCATAGAGGCTACTAAACTGGTCGATCTTGTTACCTCTAGTACCAAACCTCCTCAACAGCTGGTCTTGACCATcatatatgtatacacaataATTTGTGTGATCAGCTACAGCCCATAATCCGTTTAGGCCACATGCAATTCCCCAGGGAAATCCCATCTGTTTATTATTgtcaattatttttgtgggtctCTTTATTCCTGGGTAGTTGTTATTGACCATGATAACATTAGGACTTCCTCTGATCTGCTCATCATTGATGTAAGCAGAGACTTTTGTTTCGCCAACTTCTGGAGCCTCAAAAGAAGCAGTGTAACTACCATCATCATTATCAATCACTTCTGCATCAAACACATTTCCTGTACTGGACTCCAACTGTACAGATACCCGACTACCACCTCTCAAGCATTGGTGACCACTACTAAATTTAGAAAAAATCTTTAGCTCTGTTTTTACATTTCTACAAATCCTTTCTGGAATTTGGTCAATTTCACTATTTGTTGGATCAACATTTACAAACAATTGGGAAAATATAGGCAGGGATATGTTGTGAAATACAAGGTGCATTGTATCAGACTCTAATGGTTCAGTGTTTAGTGCTTTGTGTTTATCAGATAGCTTTAACATGCGATCTGTTACCTGCTTCTTCGTGGACAATGCCTCTTGATCAGAACCCTTCTGTACTGCATCAAAAAGATCCTTCACAGCTACCACATCTGCTTGTAGAAGTTCCACTTCCTCTAGTTGT encodes the following:
- the LOC136259252 gene encoding small ribosomal subunit protein bS6m-like — translated: MTRYEMLMIFKPLAREGLRKALRGVCTMLMDNGAILRSIDNLGCRSLPYKMRAPDREYVNTGNYFCLDMELPPQKVDSINRELSITDDVVRYTVSKPNRYTTPTTK
- the LOC136259253 gene encoding tripartite motif-containing protein 2-like; amino-acid sequence: MSGDPIVIKKAVDNLSCLICRELFKDAKFLPCHHSYCVKCLGKMVIQSTITCPECRCEAVVPKEGVEKLPNNILINRLVDELILKRKVQGEEEVNCEECVTGDPVVSFCSDCTIFYCHMCSEAHKRTKRYCEHNVISLYELQTKKDVQIQQKPKPLMCTKHDTHVLTLFCETCEVLICDYCALKKEEHFDHVHDTVKTMAIKHRNSLREIAVKGDEILSDLCRIHDHIEIAIKRIKKQGDDFITDIDQVYDDLIQNLIKQRDLVKQEVHDAVSQKEKIVTAQLEEVELLQADVVAVKDLFDAVQKGSDQEALSTKKQVTDRMLKLSDKHKALNTEPLESDTMHLVFHNISLPIFSQLFVNVDPTNSEIDQIPERICRNVKTELKIFSKFSSGHQCLRGGSRVSVQLESSTGNVFDAEVIDNDDGSYTASFEAPEVGETKVSAYINDEQIRGSPNVIMVNNNYPGIKRPTKIIDNNKQMGFPWGIACGLNGLWAVADHTNYCVYIYDGQDQLLRRFGTRGNKIDQFSSLYGITFDTDKNLYMADYTKNRILKFDIDGNHLLTFGKKGKGNGELSNPIGVTTHNGRVYVADANNNRISVFSTNGEFCLHFGSDHLDTPYDLVVNCNSHLLVVDYGKNCVYTFTLTGDFINKFGAQGHHGQLNHPCSITTDNNGCMLVVDTGNYRVVVFDKDRNFLHSFGAKGCGNGQFFDHHGIAINSDGNIIYVSDNRNRRIQVYCL